In one window of Temnothorax longispinosus isolate EJ_2023e chromosome 11, Tlon_JGU_v1, whole genome shotgun sequence DNA:
- the Src42a gene encoding tyrosine-protein kinase Src42A isoform X2, protein MGNCFSNPTDVEKEKPDRIGNPSIEAVASQVSPVPTPPPDPIRPIPQIPDMDVATAKIFVALYDYDARTDEDLSFKKGEHLEIINDTQGDWWLARSKRTRQEGYIPSNYVAKLKSIEAEPWYFRKIKRIEAEKKLLLPENDHGAFLIRDSESRHNDYSLSVRDGDTVKHYRIRQLDEGGFFIARRTTFRNLQDLVEHYSKDADGLCVNLCKPCVQKPVTEGLSHRTRDQWEIDRSSLKFLRKLGQGQFGEVWEGLWNNTTPVAIKTLKPGTMDPKDFLAEAQIMKKLRHAKLIQLYAVCTMEEPIYIITELMRNGSLLEYLQGKGRGLKLQQLIDMAAQIAAGMAYLESQNYIHRDLAARNVLVADGNVVKIADFGLARLIKEDEYEARIGARFPIKWTAPEAANYSKFSIKSDVWSFGILLTELVTYGRIPYPGMTNAEVLHQVEHGYRMPCPPGCPDTLYNIMLECWNKDPMKRPTFETLQWKLEDFFTMEGSEYKEASAY, encoded by the exons ATGGGGAACTGCTTCAGCAACCCGACGGACGTGGAGAAGGAGAAGCCAGACCGGATCGGCAATCCCAGCATCGAGGCGGTCGCGTCGCAGGTCAGCCCGGtgccgacgccgccgccggATCCGATCAGGCCGATCCCGCAGATCCCGGATATGGACGTGGCGACGGCGAAGATATTCGTCGCCCTGTACGATTACGACGCGCGCACGGACGAGGACTTGAGCTTCAAGAAGGGAGAGCACTTGGAGATAATCAACGACACCCAGGGCGACTGGTGGCTGGCCAGGAGTAAAAGGACCAGGCAGGAGGGCTACATCCCCAGCAATTACGTCGCCAAGTTGAAGTCGATCGAGGCGGAACC ATGGTATTTCAGGAAGATTAAGCGAATCGAGGCTGAGAAAAAATTGCTCCTGCCGGAAAACGATCACGGCGCGTTTCTGATAAGAGACTCCGAGAGCCGGCACAATGACTACTCCCTTTCAG TGCGCGACGGCGATACGGTGAAGCATTATCGTATTCGTCAATTGGACGAGGGTGGCTTTTTCATCGCCAGGCGAACCACGTTCAGAAATCTGCAGGATCTTGTGGAGCACTACAGCAAAGACGCGGACGGCCTGTGCGTTAATCTGTGCAAGCCTTGTGTACAG AAACCCGTAACGGAGGGCCTTAGTCACCGTACGCGGGACCAATGGGAAATCGATCGTTCGTCACTGAAATTCTTGAGGAAATTGGGACAGGGCCAATTCGGCGAGGTATGGGAAGGCCTGTGGAACAACACTACGCCGGTGGCGATTAAGACGCTCAAGCCGGGCACCATGGACCCGAAGGACTTCCTCGCCGAGGCGCAAATCATGAAGAAACTCCGACACGCCAAGCTAATTCAATTGTACGCTGTGTGCACGATGGAGGAACCGATTTATATCATCACAGAATTGATGAGGAACGGCAGTTTACTGGAATATTTACAAG GAAAAGGTAGAGGCCTAAAATTGCAACAACTGATCGACATGGCCGCGCAAATAGCCGCCGGTATGGCGTACTTAGAATCGCAGAATTACATTCATCGAGACTTGGCCGCCCGTAACGTTCTCGTAGCAGACGGAAATGTCGTTAAAATCGCAGACTTCGGCTTGGCTAGGCTTATCAAAGAGGACGAATACGAGGCTAGAATAGGGGCGCGTTTCCCTATCAAGTGGACCGCCCCCGAAGCTGCCAACTACAGCAAATTCAGTATTAAATCCGACGTATGGTCGTTTGGCATCCTTCTTACCGAATTGGTCACGTACGGCAGAATACCTTATCCAG GTATGACGAACGCCGAGGTTCTTCATCAGGTGGAACATGGCTATAGAATGCCGTGTCCACCCGGTTGTCCCGACACGCTTTATAATATCATGCTGGAATGCTGGAACAAGGATCCTATGAAGAGACCAACTTTTGAGACACTTCAGTGGAAACTCGAGGACTTCTTCACTATGGAAGGTTCCGAGTACAAGGAAGCGTCTGCGTATTGA
- the Src42a gene encoding tyrosine-protein kinase Src42A isoform X1, with product MGNCFSNPTDVEKEKPDRIGNPSIEAVASQVSPVPTPPPDPIRPIPQIPDMDVATAKIFVALYDYDARTDEDLSFKKGEHLEIINDTQGDWWLARSKRTRQEGYIPSNYVAKLKSIEAEPWYFRKIKRIEAEKKLLLPENDHGAFLIRDSESRHNDYSLSVRDGDTVKHYRIRQLDEGGFFIARRTTFRNLQDLVEHYSKDADGLCVNLCKPCVQVEKPVTEGLSHRTRDQWEIDRSSLKFLRKLGQGQFGEVWEGLWNNTTPVAIKTLKPGTMDPKDFLAEAQIMKKLRHAKLIQLYAVCTMEEPIYIITELMRNGSLLEYLQGKGRGLKLQQLIDMAAQIAAGMAYLESQNYIHRDLAARNVLVADGNVVKIADFGLARLIKEDEYEARIGARFPIKWTAPEAANYSKFSIKSDVWSFGILLTELVTYGRIPYPGMTNAEVLHQVEHGYRMPCPPGCPDTLYNIMLECWNKDPMKRPTFETLQWKLEDFFTMEGSEYKEASAY from the exons ATGGGGAACTGCTTCAGCAACCCGACGGACGTGGAGAAGGAGAAGCCAGACCGGATCGGCAATCCCAGCATCGAGGCGGTCGCGTCGCAGGTCAGCCCGGtgccgacgccgccgccggATCCGATCAGGCCGATCCCGCAGATCCCGGATATGGACGTGGCGACGGCGAAGATATTCGTCGCCCTGTACGATTACGACGCGCGCACGGACGAGGACTTGAGCTTCAAGAAGGGAGAGCACTTGGAGATAATCAACGACACCCAGGGCGACTGGTGGCTGGCCAGGAGTAAAAGGACCAGGCAGGAGGGCTACATCCCCAGCAATTACGTCGCCAAGTTGAAGTCGATCGAGGCGGAACC ATGGTATTTCAGGAAGATTAAGCGAATCGAGGCTGAGAAAAAATTGCTCCTGCCGGAAAACGATCACGGCGCGTTTCTGATAAGAGACTCCGAGAGCCGGCACAATGACTACTCCCTTTCAG TGCGCGACGGCGATACGGTGAAGCATTATCGTATTCGTCAATTGGACGAGGGTGGCTTTTTCATCGCCAGGCGAACCACGTTCAGAAATCTGCAGGATCTTGTGGAGCACTACAGCAAAGACGCGGACGGCCTGTGCGTTAATCTGTGCAAGCCTTGTGTACAG GTTGAGAAACCCGTAACGGAGGGCCTTAGTCACCGTACGCGGGACCAATGGGAAATCGATCGTTCGTCACTGAAATTCTTGAGGAAATTGGGACAGGGCCAATTCGGCGAGGTATGGGAAGGCCTGTGGAACAACACTACGCCGGTGGCGATTAAGACGCTCAAGCCGGGCACCATGGACCCGAAGGACTTCCTCGCCGAGGCGCAAATCATGAAGAAACTCCGACACGCCAAGCTAATTCAATTGTACGCTGTGTGCACGATGGAGGAACCGATTTATATCATCACAGAATTGATGAGGAACGGCAGTTTACTGGAATATTTACAAG GAAAAGGTAGAGGCCTAAAATTGCAACAACTGATCGACATGGCCGCGCAAATAGCCGCCGGTATGGCGTACTTAGAATCGCAGAATTACATTCATCGAGACTTGGCCGCCCGTAACGTTCTCGTAGCAGACGGAAATGTCGTTAAAATCGCAGACTTCGGCTTGGCTAGGCTTATCAAAGAGGACGAATACGAGGCTAGAATAGGGGCGCGTTTCCCTATCAAGTGGACCGCCCCCGAAGCTGCCAACTACAGCAAATTCAGTATTAAATCCGACGTATGGTCGTTTGGCATCCTTCTTACCGAATTGGTCACGTACGGCAGAATACCTTATCCAG GTATGACGAACGCCGAGGTTCTTCATCAGGTGGAACATGGCTATAGAATGCCGTGTCCACCCGGTTGTCCCGACACGCTTTATAATATCATGCTGGAATGCTGGAACAAGGATCCTATGAAGAGACCAACTTTTGAGACACTTCAGTGGAAACTCGAGGACTTCTTCACTATGGAAGGTTCCGAGTACAAGGAAGCGTCTGCGTATTGA